A stretch of Leptidea sinapis chromosome 36, ilLepSina1.1, whole genome shotgun sequence DNA encodes these proteins:
- the LOC126975589 gene encoding spermatid perinuclear RNA-binding protein-like, producing the protein MQSAGEALRRVMEAAASGLLLEHGPGLRDPCEKELVDALGNLSAQQREDLTASAQQFLRQIAFRQIYKVLDMEPLPKAKAGGAWKFPRKRRRSNTDADGDTPNGEGKIVKTEVKAEGAETSTPAVKK; encoded by the exons ATGCAGTCGGCGGGCGAGGCGCTGCGCCGCGTGATGGAGGCCGCGGCCAGCGGGCTGCTGCTGGAGCACGGGCCGGGCCTGCGCGACCCCTGCGAGAAGGAGCTGGTG GACGCGCTAGGAAACCTATCGGCGCAGCAACGTGAGGACCTTACTGCCTCCGCGCAGCAGTTCTTGCGCCAAATCGCCTTCAGACAGATATACAAG GTGCTGGACATGGAGCCGCTGCCCAAGGCCAAGGCTGGCGGCGCCTGGAAGTTCCCGCGCAAGAGGAGGCGCTCCAACACCGACGCCGACGGAGACACGCCTAACG GTGAGGGCAAAATAGTGAAGACAGAAGTAAAAGCCGAAGGGGCGGAGACTTCCACGCCCGCAGTCAAGAAGTGA